From a single Apium graveolens cultivar Ventura chromosome 2, ASM990537v1, whole genome shotgun sequence genomic region:
- the LOC141707923 gene encoding cytochrome P450 CYP72A219-like, with protein sequence MELEMHKVIATFCVLVFVFIGCSTLNWVWIRPKKLEKILRKQGFKGNPYRLLYGDLKDLAAAKLRAKTSSIALSDDFLYRGAPTVYTATHKHGKKAFLWLGPKPLVYISEPDQIKEVLNKFNNFQKPRGGNPLSALLVTGLIDAEGDRWTKHRKIINPAFHVEKLKNMLPAFYLSCNDIMKKWEEMVYAKGQCEVDVWPYIETYTSDVISRTAFGSSYTEGSKIFELQKEQSELVMPLSQSVYLPGMRFLPTKRNKRIKEINNEVRNALRSIINKRLKAMEAGECIQDDLLGILLQSNSEEIKANKNMKFGMSVDDIIEECKLFYLAGQETTSTLLVWTMILLSQHTDWQERAREEVLQTFGKNTPDVDGLNHLKVLNMILLETLRLYPAGVVLGRSISKDTKLGDTFLPGGILLHLPVILMHHDKEIWGDDAKEFKPERFSEGVLKATKGKAVFFPFSMGPRVCIGQNFAMLESKLAIAMILQRFCFVLSASYTHAPYTIVTLHPQYGAPLTLKAL encoded by the exons ATGGAGCTTGAAATGCACAAGGTCATTGCAACATTCTGTGTTTTGGTGTTTGTTTTTATAGGGTGCAGTACATTAAACTGGGTATGGATAAGGCCTAAAAAGCTGGAAAAGATTCTGAGAAAACAGGGTTTCAAAGGCAACCCATACAGGCTTTTGTATGGTGATTTGAAAGATCTTGCTGCTGCTAAACTTAGAGCCAAAACCAGCTCTATAGCTCTCTCTGATGATTTTTTGTATCGCGGTGCCCCCACTGTGTATACTGCTACTCATAAACATG GCAAAAAGGCATTTTTATGGCTTGGACCAAAACCACTGGTGTACATCTCAGAACCTGATCAAATAAAAGAGGTACTGAATAAGTTTAACAACTTCCAGAAGCCGAGGGGAGGCAATCCTTTATCAGCATTGCTAGTCACTGGACTTATAGATGCAGAGGGTGATAGATGGACCAAGCACCGCAAAATCATTAATCCTGCTTTCCATGTTGAGAAGTTAAAG AATATGCTGCCAGCCTTTTACTTAAGTTGCAATGACATcatgaagaaatgggaggaaatggtttatgccaaaggtcAATGTGAAGTAGATGTGTGGCCTTATATTGAAACGTATACTAGTGATGTCATTTCGCGTACAGCGTTTGGCAGTAGCTATACCGAAGGATCAAAGATATTTGAACTCCAGAAAGAACAATCGGAGCTCGTGATGCCACTTTCACAGTCAGTGTACCTACCTGGAATGAG ATTTTTGCCAACAAAAAGAAATAAAAGGATTAAGGAGATCAATAATGAGGTGAGAAATGCACTGAGGAGTATCATTAACAAGCGTTTGAAGGCAATGGAAGCAGGAGAATGTATTCAGGACGATTTGTTGGGTATACTTTTGCAATCAAATTCTGAAGAAATTAAAGcaaataaaaatatgaaatttgGAATGAGTGTAGATGACATAATTGAAGAGTGCAAGCTCTTCTACTTGGCTGGACAAGAGACAACCTCAACTCTACTTGTTTGGACAATGATTTTACTGAGTCAGCATACGGATTGGCAAGAGCGTGCCAGAGAAGAGGTTCTGCAGACCTTTGGGAAGAATACACCAGATGTTGATGGGTTAAATCACCTCAAAGTT CTTAACATGATTTTGCTTGAAACTCTAAGATTATACCCGGCAGGAGTTGTACTTGGGCGATCTATTTCTAAAGATACGAAATTAGGAGATACATTCCTTCCTGGGGGTATATTACTACATCTGCCGGTCATCCTAATGCATCATGACAAAGAGATTTGGGGTGATGATGCCAAGGAATTCAAACCAGAGAGATTTTCCGAAGGCGTGTTGAAGGCAACAAAAGGAAAAGCGGTATTTTTTCCTTTCAGCATGGGACCTCGGGTTTGCATTGGACAAAATTTTGCAATGCTGGAGTCTAAATTGGCAATAGCGATGATACTGCAACGCTTTTGTTTTGTGCTTTCAGCATCCTATACACATGCTCCTTACACCATCGTAACTCTTCATCCTCAATATGGTGCACCCTTGACTCTAAAAGCTTTATAG
- the LOC141707922 gene encoding EP1-like glycoprotein 4, with amino-acid sequence MSINSVLLFLYCYTFFLANSLQFVSAQPFDYPTANLSTSWINSPSAPHSVRFTDGSLVRATLLRGAFGPKFACGFYCDGKCDSYLFAVFIVQTNSGSGIVQPNIGFPQVVWAANRNHPVKINATLQFSSDGDLVLRDADGSVAWSTNTGGKSVVGLNLTESGNLVLYDKRKEVVWQSFDHPTDALVPGQKLVAGKRLTASVSKTNWTEAGSYSLVVNNEGVFAYIESNPPQAYYEKTVSGSGTSKTPSYIKLLNGSLALYIHSAEPSEASETIPIPQALSAQYMKLESDGHLRVYEWQSGWKIVADLLTGYYGECAYPLVCGKYSICSKGQCSCPGSSSSGARYFRQLVEKHPDLGCTEITPLSCSASKKQKLYDVPDVTYFTFNSSISNTNVKSCKQACLRDCSCKAAVFRYGSDPSKGECFLPKEVFSLMDNDMEKTHYNSSAFLKVQSPR; translated from the coding sequence ATGAGTATCAACTCAGTTCTACTTTTTCTATACTGCTATACATTTTTTCTTGCTAATTCTCTGCAATTTGTTAGTGCACAACCTTTTGATTATCCCACAGCAAACCTTTCTACTTCCTGGATTAACAGTCCTTCTGCTCCACATTCGGTACGATTTACGGATGGATCTCTAGTAAGAGCTACTCTTTTAAGAGGAGCCTTTGGTCCGAAATTTGCATGTGGCTTCTACTGTGATGGAAAATGTGACTCGTACCTTTTTGCCGTCTTCATTGTCCAAACAAACAGTGGATCAGGAATTGTTCAGCCCAATATTGGGTTTCCGCAGGTTGTTTGGGCAGCTAACAGGAACCATCCTGTTAAAATTAATGCAACTTTGCAGTTCAGTTCGGATGGTGATTTGGTTTTACGAGATGCTGATGGTTCTGTAGCTTGGTCTACTAATACTGGTGGAAAATCTGTTGTTGGCTTAAACTTAACTGAAAGTGGAAACCTGGTACTTTACGATAAACGCAAGGAGGTGGTTTGGCAATCATTTGATCATCCTACGGATGCTTTGGTTCCAGGACAGAAACTTGTGGCAGGGAAGAGGCTAACAGCAAGTGTTTCGAAAACTAATTGGACAGAAGCTGGTTCATACTCGCTTGTTGTAAATAATGAAGGTGTATTTGCTTACATAGAATCGAATCCTCCTCAGGCCTATTATGAAAAAACTGTTTCTGGTTCTGGGACAAGCAAAACACCAAGTTACATTAAACTTCTAAATGGAAGCTTAGCCTTGTATATTCATTCAGCAGAGCCAAGTGAGGCAAGTGAAACAATCCCCATTCCTCAGGCCTTGTCAGCACAATACATGAAACTAGAATCTGACGGGCATTTAAGAGTATACGAATGGCAATCAGGATGGAAGATAGTGGCAGATCTTCTTACAGGATACTACGGCGAATGTGCTTACCCTCTGGTTTGTGGAAAATATAGTATTTGCTCAAAGGGGCAATGTAGTTGTCCTGGATCAAGCAGCAGTGGAGCCAGATACTTTCGACAACTCGTAGAAAAGCATCCCGATCTTGGTTGTACTGAAATTACTCCTCTCAGTTGTTCTGCATCCAAAAAACAGAAGCTTTATGATGTCCCAGATGTAACTTACTTCACATTCAACTCTAGCATTAGTAACACTAATGTCAAGAGTTGTAAGCAGGCTTGTTTAAGGGATTGTTCTTGCAAAGCAGCCGTGTTTCGTTATGGATCGGATCCATCTAAAGGGGAATGCTTTTTACCAAAGGAGGTGTTTTCATTGATGGACAATGACATGGAAAAGACTCATTACAATTCTAGTGCATTTTTGAAGGTGCAGAGCCCCCGTTGA